From Anaerohalosphaera lusitana, one genomic window encodes:
- a CDS encoding bifunctional alpha,alpha-trehalose-phosphate synthase (UDP-forming)/trehalose-phosphatase — protein sequence MSRLVIVSNRLPVSISKGEEGINITHSTGGVATGISSICKPGESVWIGWPGLAEEELDKSDKDYIGRQLRSSNLAPVYLTESQVDEFYYGFCNKTVWPLFHYFPLYTTYEEKGWEAYEQVNRHYCEEVLKVIEPGDKIWVHDYQLMLLPQMLRERVPDAQIGFFLHIPFPTFELMRLLPWRKEILEGILGADLVGFHEYDYMRHFLSSAYRICGHDHSLSDIYIGNRVIRVDAYPMGIDYDKFANAREKPEVRAEIEKLSDHVNEGRKLVISVDRLDYTKGILNRLEAFDYFLTKYPQYRGRVSMVVVAVPSREQVKRYADLRKKVDRLIGRINGAYGNINWTPISYMYRSLPFDQLVALYNAADVALITPLRDGMNLVAKEYVATKNREDSRGVLILSEMAGASGELAEAIPVNPHNKMEVVEAIKKGIEMSKEEQWRRNKSMQARLSRYTVGRWAHDFIEGMENVKKTQDDLALRRYSPERASTFNVDYAKADKRLFLLDYDGTLVGYSDKPQGAVPDSELLSMISNLTEDKNNELVIISGRDKDIIEKWFGDLNVNLVCEHGAVFRPRGQEWRFRDVSDEWKASLRPILELYVDRTPGAAIEEKSYSLAWHWRKSDPGLAWLRMQELKDAIFTLTSNRDIGVFEGDRVLEVKHIGITKGTAAEHWLGSGEEWDFVMAAGDDYTDEDMFSVLPRHAHSFKIGHGASMAKYRIDSVYELRKILRGLLEQ from the coding sequence ATGAGTCGTTTAGTAATTGTTTCGAATCGTTTGCCGGTTTCGATCTCAAAAGGTGAAGAGGGAATAAACATAACACATAGTACGGGGGGGGTTGCGACGGGGATATCGTCTATCTGCAAGCCGGGTGAGAGCGTCTGGATAGGCTGGCCGGGTCTGGCGGAAGAGGAGCTGGATAAGTCCGATAAGGATTATATCGGCAGGCAGTTGCGCAGCAGTAATCTTGCGCCGGTTTATCTGACGGAGTCGCAGGTGGATGAATTTTATTATGGTTTTTGTAATAAGACCGTATGGCCTTTGTTCCATTATTTCCCGCTTTATACGACGTATGAGGAGAAGGGGTGGGAGGCATACGAACAGGTAAATCGGCACTATTGTGAGGAAGTGCTGAAGGTGATCGAACCCGGCGATAAGATATGGGTGCATGACTATCAGCTCATGCTCTTGCCCCAGATGCTGCGTGAAAGGGTGCCCGATGCTCAGATAGGATTCTTCCTGCACATACCTTTCCCAACGTTTGAACTGATGCGGCTGCTGCCGTGGCGTAAGGAGATTCTGGAAGGTATTCTAGGCGCGGATCTGGTGGGTTTTCATGAGTACGACTACATGCGTCACTTCCTTAGTAGTGCGTATCGTATCTGCGGGCATGACCATTCGCTGTCGGACATCTATATAGGCAATCGGGTTATCCGGGTGGATGCCTATCCGATGGGTATCGATTATGACAAATTCGCGAATGCACGTGAAAAGCCGGAGGTTCGCGCGGAGATAGAAAAGCTCAGCGATCATGTCAATGAGGGCAGGAAGCTGGTGATCTCGGTTGATCGGCTGGACTACACGAAGGGTATCCTGAACAGGCTGGAAGCTTTCGATTACTTTTTGACGAAATATCCTCAGTACCGCGGCAGGGTGAGTATGGTCGTTGTCGCGGTGCCTTCACGTGAACAGGTGAAGAGATATGCGGATCTTCGTAAAAAGGTTGACAGACTGATCGGCAGGATCAACGGCGCTTACGGCAACATAAACTGGACGCCGATCTCATACATGTACAGGTCGTTGCCGTTCGATCAGTTGGTAGCCCTTTATAATGCTGCGGATGTCGCGCTTATCACGCCGTTGCGCGACGGCATGAACCTGGTTGCCAAAGAGTATGTCGCAACGAAGAATCGTGAGGACAGCAGGGGCGTTTTGATCCTCAGCGAGATGGCAGGCGCCAGCGGTGAGCTTGCAGAAGCGATCCCCGTAAATCCGCACAACAAGATGGAGGTCGTGGAGGCGATCAAAAAAGGGATCGAAATGTCCAAAGAGGAGCAGTGGCGCAGGAACAAGAGCATGCAGGCTCGTTTGAGCCGGTATACCGTCGGCAGATGGGCTCACGACTTCATCGAAGGAATGGAAAATGTCAAGAAAACACAGGACGATCTCGCCCTGCGGCGGTACAGCCCTGAGCGGGCCTCGACCTTTAACGTGGATTATGCGAAGGCTGATAAACGACTATTCCTGCTCGATTATGACGGGACGCTTGTGGGTTATTCCGATAAGCCGCAAGGTGCGGTTCCAGATTCGGAATTGCTAAGCATGATCAGCAATCTGACCGAAGACAAGAATAACGAGCTGGTTATTATCAGCGGCCGGGACAAGGACATCATCGAGAAATGGTTCGGTGACCTCAATGTCAATCTGGTATGTGAGCACGGTGCGGTTTTCCGGCCGAGAGGTCAGGAATGGCGTTTTCGAGACGTGAGCGACGAATGGAAGGCCAGTTTGAGACCTATTCTGGAGCTTTATGTCGACCGGACACCGGGTGCCGCAATCGAGGAAAAATCGTATTCTTTGGCCTGGCACTGGAGAAAAAGCGACCCCGGACTGGCCTGGCTTCGTATGCAGGAACTGAAAGATGCCATATTTACGCTGACATCCAATAGGGACATTGGCGTATTTGAGGGCGACAGGGTCCTCGAAGTTAAGCATATCGGCATCACCAAAGGTACGGCCGCTGAGCACTGGCTCGGAAGTGGTGAAGAATGGGATTTTGTGATGGCAGCAGGTGACGATTACACCGATGAGGACATGTTCTCGGTTCTGCCCCGCCATGCCCATTCGTTCAAGATCGGGCACGGAGCCTCGATGGCCAAGTACAGGATCGACTCTGTGTATGAACTTAGGAAAATACTTAGAGGTCTGTTAGAGCAGTAA
- a CDS encoding TrpB-like pyridoxal phosphate-dependent enzyme — protein MDHKILLSESDIPKKWYNIAADLPTPMLPPLTADGTPISPESLAPVFPMNLIEQEVSTERWIDIPEEVLDILYRWRPAPLRRATYLEKYLDTPAKIYYKDESVSPPGSHKPNTSVPQAWYNKQFGIERMTTETGAGQWGSALSFACSLVGIECRVFMVRISFDQKPFRKIMMQIWGGNCVASPSTETAAGRQVLDANPDTPGSLGIAISEAIEAAVSDQSGKTRYGLGSVLNHVMLHQSIIGLEAKKQLEMVGEGLPDVVIGCAGGGSNFAGLAFPFTQDKINGADIEIIPVEPTACPTLTKGPFSYDYGDIACMTPLMPMHSLGHSFIPEPIHAGGLRYHGMSPLVCQCVVEGLHTPQALDQMECYESALLWARTEGSICAPETSHAIAAAIREAKKAKEEGKEKTIIFTYSGHGLMDMTGYDAYLSGKLSEYHLPDEEIARAEECLKNHPQAEQRKTGKW, from the coding sequence ATGGATCACAAGATTTTACTCAGTGAGTCTGACATTCCAAAGAAGTGGTATAATATTGCCGCTGATCTTCCGACACCGATGCTTCCGCCGTTGACGGCAGACGGTACGCCGATCTCGCCTGAGAGTCTGGCGCCTGTTTTCCCGATGAATCTCATCGAGCAGGAGGTCAGTACCGAGCGTTGGATAGATATTCCCGAAGAAGTGCTCGATATTCTATACAGGTGGCGACCCGCACCGCTGAGACGTGCGACATACCTGGAGAAGTACCTGGATACACCCGCGAAGATCTACTATAAGGACGAGAGCGTTAGCCCTCCTGGAAGTCACAAGCCGAATACGTCCGTTCCGCAGGCATGGTACAACAAGCAGTTCGGCATAGAGAGGATGACGACCGAGACGGGTGCCGGTCAGTGGGGCAGTGCATTGTCTTTTGCATGCAGCCTGGTCGGTATCGAATGCAGGGTGTTCATGGTTCGGATCAGTTTCGACCAGAAGCCATTCCGCAAGATCATGATGCAGATATGGGGTGGTAACTGTGTGGCGAGTCCGTCGACGGAAACCGCAGCAGGCAGACAGGTGCTGGATGCGAATCCTGATACGCCGGGCAGTCTGGGCATCGCGATCAGTGAAGCGATCGAGGCAGCAGTATCGGATCAGAGCGGCAAGACTCGTTACGGTCTTGGCAGCGTGCTGAATCACGTGATGCTGCATCAGTCGATAATTGGTCTCGAAGCGAAGAAGCAGCTCGAAATGGTCGGTGAAGGTTTGCCGGACGTTGTGATCGGTTGTGCGGGCGGCGGAAGTAATTTTGCTGGTCTGGCGTTCCCGTTCACTCAGGACAAGATCAACGGTGCTGACATCGAGATCATTCCGGTTGAGCCGACTGCGTGTCCGACGCTGACGAAAGGGCCGTTCAGTTATGATTACGGCGATATCGCATGCATGACCCCGCTGATGCCTATGCACAGTCTGGGCCACTCGTTCATACCCGAGCCCATCCATGCGGGCGGTCTGAGGTATCATGGTATGTCGCCGCTGGTATGTCAGTGCGTTGTCGAAGGTCTGCATACTCCGCAGGCGCTGGATCAGATGGAGTGTTATGAATCGGCACTACTGTGGGCCCGTACCGAAGGAAGCATCTGTGCGCCGGAGACGAGCCATGCGATCGCAGCGGCTATCCGGGAAGCCAAAAAGGCCAAGGAAGAAGGCAAAGAAAAGACGATCATCTTCACTTACAGCGGTCACGGCCTGATGGATATGACGGGATACGACGCTTATCTTTCGGGTAAGCTGTCGGAGTATCATTTGCCGGACGAAGAGATCGCACGTGCGGAAGAATGTTTGAAGAACCATCCACAAGCCGAACAGCGTAAGACAGGTAAGTGGTAA
- a CDS encoding prepilin-type N-terminal cleavage/methylation domain-containing protein encodes MRLRKGFTLIELLVVISIIALLLAIMMPALGMVKEKARSVVCRTNLKQLYLGATVYASENGGKLVQYDVQQNGTPARLWISRMSDYVGDVDESRYCGSAKVDESASAGSIGTARKCWAVNVLSNSASQNSGQYNGDGDSSGQGYETECGSYAYNGWLYSPDQNGNVGADTSKSYRGKLYGIRQSASVPMFADAIWYEAWPLAGETIDKNSFNFDDGDAGTSMGRLMIDRHGMKSNLVFADGHADSAGLAEFWSFKWNRGFRTTSEEWGDSERQE; translated from the coding sequence ATGCGACTAAGAAAAGGTTTTACGCTGATCGAGCTGCTTGTAGTAATTTCGATCATTGCTTTGCTGCTGGCGATCATGATGCCGGCTCTAGGTATGGTCAAGGAAAAGGCGCGTTCAGTGGTGTGCAGAACGAATCTCAAGCAGCTTTATCTTGGGGCAACGGTCTACGCTTCTGAGAACGGCGGCAAGCTGGTTCAGTATGATGTCCAGCAGAACGGCACGCCGGCCAGACTGTGGATCAGTCGAATGTCGGATTACGTTGGTGACGTGGATGAGTCAAGGTACTGCGGGTCGGCAAAGGTCGACGAAAGTGCTTCTGCAGGCAGCATCGGAACGGCCAGAAAATGCTGGGCGGTCAATGTTTTGAGCAACTCGGCTTCGCAGAATTCCGGACAGTACAACGGTGACGGTGATTCGTCGGGGCAGGGCTATGAGACGGAATGCGGCAGCTATGCATATAACGGTTGGCTTTACAGTCCTGACCAGAACGGAAATGTCGGCGCGGACACATCGAAAAGTTATCGCGGCAAGCTGTACGGGATCCGCCAGAGCGCGAGCGTTCCAATGTTCGCGGATGCGATTTGGTACGAGGCATGGCCGTTGGCGGGTGAGACGATCGACAAGAACAGTTTCAATTTTGATGACGGCGATGCAGGCACTTCGATGGGAAGGTTGATGATCGACAGACATGGGATGAAATCCAATCTTGTTTTCGCGGACGGGCATGCGGATTCTGCCGGACTGGCTGAGTTCTGGAGCTTTAAGTGGAACAGGGGCTTTAGAACGACCAGTGAAGAATGGGGCGACTCAGAAAGACAGGAGTAA
- a CDS encoding FN3 domain-containing metallophosphoesterase family protein, protein MDRRKFLSTTLAAGTIAALKPVSSFAAETEKEQPKTTDMQFLAGPYLQAPTETSMTIMWITDKKSTAEVHWGEDESLGKKAISITDGQIDANERIHKVTVTGLEPGKKYFYKVSSREITNYGPYRVDFAGTRESGIHSFTTLDTNKESFTFIVLNDIHSLADAMKKRLELLDDIDCDLVMLNGDIIQDPKSEQQIIDYTLKTLTDAFAKEIPFVFIRGNHEARGVYSRLLEKYIATPNDKYYFTFEHGPAQFLVLDGGEDKEDSHWAYSGLNAFDQYRVQQAHWLEQKIELGEFKNAPYRICLTHIPLFGSGDAHGTLDCRDKWADLLQQANIDLHISGHTHRPNILAPSEEHNYPIFIGGAPQYGRGTIVQVDVTKDKMQVKMIEDNGEVFGTYQIKPDRKPFLGIF, encoded by the coding sequence ATGGATCGTAGAAAATTTCTTTCAACCACACTCGCTGCCGGAACCATCGCGGCCCTCAAACCCGTCAGCTCTTTCGCAGCAGAGACCGAAAAAGAACAGCCCAAAACGACCGACATGCAGTTTCTTGCAGGACCGTACCTCCAGGCCCCGACCGAGACCAGCATGACGATCATGTGGATAACCGACAAGAAAAGCACCGCCGAAGTACACTGGGGTGAAGACGAGTCACTCGGCAAAAAAGCAATAAGCATAACCGACGGCCAGATCGACGCCAACGAACGAATCCACAAAGTGACCGTCACCGGACTAGAGCCCGGCAAGAAATATTTCTACAAAGTCTCCAGCCGAGAGATCACCAATTACGGCCCCTACCGCGTCGACTTCGCAGGCACCAGAGAAAGCGGCATCCACAGCTTCACCACACTAGACACGAACAAAGAAAGCTTCACGTTTATCGTACTCAACGACATACACAGTCTCGCAGACGCAATGAAAAAACGCCTCGAGCTCCTCGACGACATCGACTGCGACCTAGTCATGCTCAACGGCGACATCATCCAGGACCCGAAATCCGAACAGCAGATCATCGATTACACCTTAAAAACCCTTACCGACGCATTCGCAAAAGAAATCCCCTTCGTCTTCATCCGAGGCAACCACGAGGCCCGAGGTGTCTACTCACGCCTTCTGGAAAAATATATCGCAACCCCAAACGACAAATATTACTTCACCTTCGAGCACGGCCCTGCACAGTTCCTCGTACTCGACGGCGGAGAAGACAAGGAAGACTCCCACTGGGCGTACAGCGGCCTCAACGCTTTCGACCAGTATCGTGTCCAGCAGGCCCACTGGCTCGAACAGAAGATCGAATTGGGCGAATTCAAGAATGCCCCCTACCGCATCTGTCTGACACACATCCCGCTGTTCGGCTCTGGCGACGCTCACGGCACACTCGACTGCCGTGACAAATGGGCCGACCTGCTCCAGCAGGCGAACATCGATCTGCACATCTCGGGCCACACCCACAGACCCAACATCCTGGCCCCTTCCGAAGAGCACAACTACCCGATATTTATCGGCGGCGCGCCCCAATACGGCCGAGGCACTATAGTCCAGGTCGATGTCACCAAAGACAAGATGCAAGTCAAAATGATAGAGGACAACGGCGAGGTATTCGGCACCTACCAGATCAAACCCGACCGCAAGCCGTTCCTCGGCATTTTCTAA
- the hypD gene encoding trans-4-hydroxy-L-proline dehydratase, with translation MNDRVRKLREQSVNTKPFITAERAELVTDFYKQGKAMEVSAPMCRALAFKHLMENKAVCINPGELIVGERGPAPKATPTYPELCCHSLDDFAVLESRDRTPFAVSAEVKKVYAEKVIPFWRGKTMREKVFGAMTEEWNKAFEAGVFTEFMEQRAPGHAILDDKIYKRGLAEFKADIRESLGRLDFLNDPDAYDKSEELKAMAVCIDAVITFANRYADEAVKLAAKETDEKRKMELEKIAEVCRWVPENAPRDFHEALQAYWFVHLGVITELNTWDSYNPGRIDQHLWPFYKEQVAAGTLDEEGAKELLGCFWVKFNNQPAPPKVGITEEQSGTYTDFALINVGGVDPATGADAVNDLSYIVLDVVKEMQLVQPSSCIQISKKNPNRFLKRACEVVKTGLGQPSIFNTDVIIREMLHDGKNMADARSGGPSGCVTISAFGKESCTLTGYCNWPKIFELTLNNGVDPRTGEQVGLATGEGKNFGSFEQLMEAYKRQLRYFVDLKIRANNVIERLYANYMPSPFMSVLVDDCIERGLDYHDGGPRYNVTYIQGVGIGSLTDSMAAVKKHVYDDGAMSMKDILGLLECDFEGAEDVRQKLLNASPKYGNDDEYADGIAEQLFEAYFDVLDGRRNTKGGYYRVNLLPTTAHIYFGSVTGALPSGRKAGVPLSDGISPSQGIDTHGPTGVVKSAARIDHSRTGGTLLNMKFNPQVLEGEGLDKLCHLVRAYFKLDGHHIQFNVVDSETLREAQKQPDEYRDLIVRVAGYSDYFVDLGRDLQNEIIARTEQQSF, from the coding sequence ATGAACGACAGAGTCAGGAAGCTGCGTGAGCAGAGTGTAAATACCAAGCCCTTTATAACGGCAGAGCGGGCCGAGCTGGTCACGGATTTTTACAAGCAGGGCAAGGCGATGGAGGTGTCTGCGCCGATGTGCAGGGCGCTTGCGTTCAAGCATCTTATGGAGAACAAGGCGGTATGCATCAATCCCGGTGAGCTGATAGTCGGCGAGCGCGGGCCGGCTCCGAAGGCGACGCCGACGTATCCTGAGCTTTGCTGTCATTCGCTGGATGATTTCGCGGTGCTGGAGTCGCGGGATCGGACGCCTTTTGCAGTGAGCGCGGAGGTTAAGAAGGTATACGCGGAGAAGGTGATCCCGTTCTGGCGGGGTAAGACGATGCGCGAGAAGGTCTTCGGTGCAATGACGGAGGAATGGAACAAGGCGTTTGAGGCGGGGGTGTTTACGGAATTTATGGAACAGCGTGCGCCGGGACATGCGATACTGGACGATAAGATTTACAAGCGGGGGCTGGCTGAGTTCAAGGCGGATATTCGTGAGAGCCTGGGACGGCTGGATTTTTTGAATGATCCGGATGCGTATGACAAGTCTGAAGAGCTCAAGGCGATGGCGGTCTGTATCGATGCGGTGATCACTTTTGCGAATCGGTACGCGGATGAGGCCGTTAAGCTGGCGGCGAAAGAAACTGACGAAAAACGCAAGATGGAGCTGGAGAAGATCGCAGAGGTTTGCCGATGGGTGCCGGAGAATGCACCGCGTGATTTTCACGAAGCGCTGCAAGCGTACTGGTTCGTGCACCTGGGCGTTATTACGGAGCTGAACACGTGGGATTCGTATAATCCGGGCAGGATCGATCAGCACCTGTGGCCTTTCTATAAGGAGCAGGTTGCGGCAGGGACGCTTGACGAGGAGGGTGCAAAAGAGCTGCTGGGTTGTTTCTGGGTGAAGTTCAACAATCAGCCCGCGCCGCCGAAGGTGGGGATCACGGAAGAGCAGAGCGGGACGTATACGGACTTTGCTTTGATCAATGTCGGCGGGGTGGATCCGGCGACGGGTGCGGACGCGGTGAACGATCTTTCTTATATCGTGCTGGACGTGGTCAAGGAAATGCAGCTTGTTCAGCCCAGCTCGTGCATTCAGATCAGCAAGAAGAATCCGAACCGTTTTCTCAAGCGTGCGTGCGAAGTAGTCAAGACCGGACTGGGGCAGCCGAGCATTTTCAATACGGATGTGATCATCCGCGAGATGCTGCACGACGGCAAGAACATGGCGGACGCGAGGAGCGGCGGACCGAGCGGGTGTGTGACGATCAGTGCGTTCGGCAAGGAGAGCTGCACGTTGACGGGGTACTGCAACTGGCCGAAGATATTCGAGCTTACCCTGAACAATGGTGTCGATCCGCGGACGGGTGAGCAGGTCGGCCTTGCGACGGGCGAGGGGAAGAACTTTGGATCGTTCGAGCAGTTGATGGAAGCGTATAAGCGGCAGTTGCGGTATTTCGTGGATCTGAAGATCAGGGCGAATAACGTCATCGAGCGTCTTTACGCGAATTATATGCCGAGCCCGTTCATGTCGGTGCTGGTGGATGACTGCATCGAACGTGGGCTGGATTATCATGACGGCGGGCCGAGGTACAATGTGACGTATATACAGGGCGTGGGGATCGGTTCGCTGACGGATTCGATGGCGGCAGTGAAGAAGCACGTCTATGACGACGGCGCGATGTCGATGAAAGATATTCTCGGGTTGCTTGAATGCGATTTCGAGGGTGCAGAAGATGTGCGGCAGAAGCTGCTGAACGCTTCGCCGAAGTATGGTAACGATGATGAGTATGCGGACGGGATCGCGGAGCAGTTGTTCGAGGCGTACTTCGATGTGCTGGACGGCAGACGGAATACGAAGGGCGGGTATTATCGCGTGAATCTGCTGCCGACGACTGCTCATATTTACTTCGGGTCGGTTACGGGTGCACTGCCTAGCGGGCGGAAGGCGGGTGTGCCTTTGAGCGACGGCATTTCACCGAGCCAGGGTATAGATACGCATGGGCCGACGGGAGTCGTCAAGTCGGCGGCGAGGATCGATCATTCGCGGACGGGCGGGACGCTGTTGAATATGAAGTTCAATCCGCAGGTGCTCGAGGGTGAGGGGCTGGACAAGCTGTGTCACCTGGTGCGGGCGTACTTCAAGCTGGACGGACATCACATTCAGTTTAACGTGGTAGATTCGGAGACTCTGCGGGAGGCACAGAAGCAGCCGGACGAGTACCGCGATCTGATCGTGCGGGTTGCCGGCTACAGTGATTACTTTGTGGATCTCGGCAGGGATCTGCAAAATGAGATAATCGCGAGGACGGAACAGCAGTCGTTCTGA
- a CDS encoding glycyl-radical enzyme activating protein encodes MGVVFDIKKYAIHDGPGIRTTVFLKGCPLRCVWCHNPESWRLRPEVGVRSGRCVRCGACVQACEKGAAEPGRGVDGEVCSVCGGCVTACASGAREVIGEEKTVEQVVREVEKDIIFYDESGGGATFSGGEPLMQAEFLAECLEQLRRQDIHTAVDTTCYADAEVLRAISGDVDLFLCDIKHMDSGKHRSSTGVGNELILANIEMLAGIGKQMYVRVPVVPGFNADEENVARTAEFVSGLKTVRRVDVLPYNLGGVEKAGRLGHSGGIERFEMPQDEDMSKILDVFAAFGLDARVGG; translated from the coding sequence GTGGGAGTGGTATTTGACATAAAGAAGTATGCGATCCATGACGGGCCGGGGATACGGACGACGGTTTTTTTGAAGGGCTGTCCGCTGCGGTGCGTGTGGTGTCATAATCCCGAGAGCTGGCGGTTGCGGCCGGAGGTCGGTGTTCGCTCGGGCAGGTGCGTGCGGTGCGGTGCGTGTGTGCAGGCATGTGAGAAAGGTGCGGCTGAACCGGGCAGGGGTGTTGACGGTGAAGTTTGCTCGGTCTGCGGGGGTTGTGTGACGGCGTGTGCGAGCGGGGCCCGGGAGGTGATCGGCGAGGAGAAGACGGTCGAGCAGGTGGTGCGGGAGGTTGAGAAGGATATTATTTTTTATGATGAGAGCGGGGGCGGGGCCACGTTTTCCGGCGGTGAGCCGTTGATGCAGGCGGAGTTTCTTGCGGAATGCCTGGAGCAGTTGCGGCGGCAGGATATTCATACGGCTGTGGATACTACTTGTTATGCTGATGCGGAAGTGCTGCGGGCGATCAGTGGAGATGTGGACCTGTTTTTGTGCGATATAAAACATATGGACAGCGGAAAGCACCGTAGTTCTACGGGGGTGGGCAACGAGCTGATACTGGCGAATATCGAGATGCTGGCGGGGATAGGCAAGCAGATGTATGTGCGCGTGCCGGTCGTGCCGGGCTTTAATGCGGATGAGGAGAATGTAGCGAGGACGGCGGAGTTCGTCAGCGGGCTCAAGACGGTCAGACGCGTAGATGTGCTGCCTTACAATCTGGGCGGTGTCGAAAAGGCCGGTCGGTTGGGGCATAGCGGCGGGATCGAGCGGTTTGAGATGCCGCAGGATGAGGATATGTCAAAGATTTTAGATGTTTTTGCCGCCTTTGGGCTTGATGCGAGAGTCGGAGGCTAG
- a CDS encoding glycoside hydrolase family 15 protein translates to MDNLDYGVIGNCKSAALVSKEGSIDWCCLPDFDSSSFFAKLLDENRGGSFSVKPVGEYTIKQKYLRKTNVLRTRFKKGHDCFEIIDFMPRYKTESGKYHYPPDIIRLIRHISGSPQVRMFYDPKPAWARYGVRCEVKADFIKHCTEGEGSYESVYLYTDLDKEAVVEHKPITIDSDHYMVMSYNQKLVDVDLDWIYLEFERTKVYWMGWVAKTTRFSDYEEEVERSSLVLKLLAYQKTGAILAAITTSLPETIGEVRNWDYRFCWLRDASMTISVLVRLGHYNVAKRFLNFILNIVPYKDERIQIMYGINNQRALEEKELDWLEGYEGSRPVRIGNDAYHQKQNDIYGVVLDVIYQSLRYFNGSVDNREDLWTVVRTLTRHVRYHWEDLDSGIWEFRTDRKHFTFSKILCWVAMDRAVKIAGMLGKSEDALDYAYLRDDIKTDVLKHGTNPETQALTQYYGGDTLDSANLMAEHYGFIGARDPVYVSTVRETYKRLCVGGLMYRYRDADDFGVPKSSFTVCSFWMVKSLHRIGEKKLARELFEQLLEHSNHLGLYSEDLDFKTKRLLGNFPQGYSHLALIDTAMTISGVPEWFEESEHFCP, encoded by the coding sequence ATGGACAATCTTGATTACGGCGTGATAGGCAACTGTAAGAGTGCGGCACTGGTGAGCAAAGAGGGAAGCATCGACTGGTGCTGCCTGCCTGATTTCGACTCGTCATCGTTTTTTGCGAAGCTGCTCGATGAGAATCGCGGAGGCAGTTTTTCTGTAAAGCCTGTCGGTGAATACACGATAAAGCAAAAATATCTTCGCAAGACCAACGTGCTCCGGACGCGGTTCAAGAAGGGGCACGATTGTTTCGAGATCATCGATTTTATGCCGCGTTATAAGACGGAGTCCGGAAAATATCATTACCCGCCGGATATTATTCGCCTTATCAGACATATTTCAGGTTCGCCGCAGGTCAGGATGTTTTATGACCCCAAGCCGGCGTGGGCGAGATACGGTGTTCGGTGCGAGGTAAAGGCGGATTTCATAAAGCACTGCACCGAAGGGGAAGGGTCCTACGAGTCCGTTTACCTGTATACGGATCTTGACAAGGAAGCGGTGGTCGAACACAAGCCGATCACGATCGACTCGGATCACTACATGGTCATGAGCTACAATCAGAAGCTCGTTGACGTGGACCTGGACTGGATATACCTGGAGTTCGAGCGGACCAAAGTTTACTGGATGGGGTGGGTTGCGAAGACCACGCGGTTTTCCGACTACGAAGAAGAGGTTGAGAGAAGTTCACTCGTTTTAAAGCTGCTTGCATACCAGAAGACCGGTGCGATACTGGCGGCTATCACGACGAGTCTGCCCGAAACCATAGGCGAGGTTCGTAACTGGGATTACCGCTTCTGCTGGCTTCGCGATGCATCCATGACCATCAGTGTACTTGTTCGGCTGGGGCATTACAACGTTGCGAAACGGTTCTTGAATTTCATTTTGAATATCGTTCCGTACAAGGACGAGCGTATTCAGATCATGTACGGGATCAACAATCAGCGTGCACTGGAAGAAAAAGAACTCGACTGGCTAGAGGGTTATGAGGGCAGTCGGCCCGTGCGGATCGGCAACGATGCCTATCATCAGAAGCAGAACGATATTTACGGCGTTGTGCTGGACGTGATCTATCAGAGTCTGCGTTACTTTAACGGCTCGGTGGATAACCGCGAGGACCTCTGGACGGTCGTACGGACGCTCACGCGACACGTTCGGTATCACTGGGAGGACCTGGATTCGGGTATTTGGGAGTTCCGCACGGACCGCAAGCACTTTACGTTCTCGAAGATACTTTGCTGGGTCGCGATGGACCGGGCGGTGAAGATCGCTGGGATGCTCGGCAAGAGCGAGGATGCCCTGGACTATGCGTATCTGCGTGATGACATTAAGACGGACGTGCTCAAACACGGCACGAATCCGGAGACGCAGGCGCTGACGCAGTATTACGGCGGGGACACCCTGGACAGTGCGAATCTCATGGCGGAACATTACGGGTTCATCGGTGCGCGGGACCCGGTCTATGTCAGCACCGTGCGGGAGACGTATAAGCGGCTTTGCGTGGGCGGACTGATGTATCGTTACCGCGATGCGGACGACTTTGGCGTGCCCAAGTCGTCGTTTACGGTCTGTTCGTTCTGGATGGTCAAGAGTCTGCATCGCATAGGCGAAAAGAAGCTCGCGCGCGAGCTGTTCGAACAACTGCTCGAACACAGCAATCATCTTGGGCTCTATAGTGAGGACCTGGATTTCAAGACCAAGCGGCTTCTGGGCAACTTCCCGCAAGGATACAGTCATCTGGCGCTGATCGATACTGCGATGACGATCTCGGGTGTGCCCGAATGGTTCGAGGAGAGCGAGCATTTCTGTCCGTAA